A portion of the Homalodisca vitripennis isolate AUS2020 chromosome 2, UT_GWSS_2.1, whole genome shotgun sequence genome contains these proteins:
- the LOC124354831 gene encoding 28S ribosomal protein S17, mitochondrial — MSAKQVGKSILLLGKCVPTAKENAVKVAISRFKLNQYLNIYFKDIELVYAQDNAQLSKVGDVVLLEKLPEKITTLIQHRVKEVVYPLGDITDPITGKKVVCDVYREEMKEISKRYGKSESAFDYDKAPPRGWQEDKKDFSRKPVYRKYHEFEDDDQPYAKG; from the exons ATGTCTGCCAAACAAGTTGGAAAATCTATTTTACTCCTCGGGAAATGTGTTCCAACTGCAAAAGAAAATGCTGTGAAAGTTGCAATAAGTAGATTCAAACTGAACCAATATCTCAATATc TACTTCAAGGATATTGAGTTAGTGTATGCACAAGATAATGCCCAGCTGAGCAAAGTGGGAGATGTTGTACTGTTAGAGAAACTGCCTGAGAAGATCACAACATTAATACAACACCGGGTGAAGGAAGTTGTGTACCCTCTAGGAGATATTACTGATCCCATAACTGGCAAGAAAGTGGTCTGCGACGTTTACAG agAGGAGATGAAGGAAATAAGTAAAAGGTATGGAAAATCAGAGTCAGCCTTCGACTATGATAAAGCACCTCCCCGAGGTTGGCAAGAAGATAAGAAAGACTTTTCTAGAAAGCCTGTCTACAGAAAGTAtcatgagtttgaagatgatgatCAACCTTATGCTAAAGGATAA